From a single Rutidosis leptorrhynchoides isolate AG116_Rl617_1_P2 chromosome 5, CSIRO_AGI_Rlap_v1, whole genome shotgun sequence genomic region:
- the LOC139849771 gene encoding basic leucine zipper 43-like — translation MTTNCTQFHNLPTTFLKAFNSLQNIPSSLHDYHKDNRIPGLDFSQQTSCNNSSTSDEAEENHMSIINERKKRRMVSNRESARRSRMRKQRQLDELCTQVLRLGNENHGLINELNQFLETHVQMVQENDRLKKEIIELKHLLNEAQLAPTYTNLKALQDDD, via the coding sequence ATGACAACAAACTGCACTCAATTTCACAATCTTCCCACCACCTTCCTTAAAGCCTTCAATTCACTACAGAACATCCCATCTTCTCTACATGATTACCACAAGGATAATCGAATTCCTGGTCTCGATTTCTCTCAACAAACATCTTGCAACAATTCAAGTACTTCAGATGAAGCAGAAGAGAACCACATGAGcatcatcaatgaaaggaagaaaaGAAGGATGGTATCGAATAGGGAGTCGGCTCGAAGGTCTAGGATGAGGAAACAAAGGCAACTCGATGAACTCTGCACCCAAGTACTCCGGCTCGGAAACGAGAATCATGGACTCATTAACGAGCTTAACCAATTTTTGGAAACTCATGTACAAATGGTCCAAGAAAATGATAggcttaagaaagaaataattgagCTAAAACACTTGCTTAATGAAGCACAACTTGCTCCTACTTATACCAATCTTAAAGCTCTtcaagatgatgattga